One genomic window of Gammaproteobacteria bacterium includes the following:
- a CDS encoding DUF2167 domain-containing protein, with protein MKLLSGLSIFIMLMMPCAYADTGTDTDAQEESITAAEFEASLNYQQGVINLPGGKATLQVPEGFRYIDSDDTQRVLEQAWGNPDGTGTLGMLFPAKLGPTDDNSWGVVITYQDDGHISDEDADSIDYADLLENMQAETAEDSKERVEAGYEPISLVGWAEMPSYDPVTKKMYWAKELMFGEEGESTLNYNVRVLGREGVLVLNAVAGTDQLPTVKESMQDVISFSNFTEGNRYADYDPDTDNVAAYGLAALVGGTMAAKTGLLAKLIALLVMGKKFIILFVIAIGVFLKKMLSRKKAE; from the coding sequence ATGAAATTACTATCAGGACTGTCGATTTTCATCATGCTGATGATGCCATGTGCCTATGCGGATACGGGTACTGATACTGATGCGCAGGAAGAGAGTATTACGGCAGCGGAATTTGAGGCGTCACTTAACTATCAACAAGGGGTAATTAATCTGCCAGGTGGTAAGGCCACGCTACAGGTGCCAGAGGGTTTTCGTTATATCGATTCTGATGATACACAACGGGTTTTGGAACAGGCCTGGGGCAATCCCGATGGGACAGGAACGCTGGGCATGTTATTTCCCGCCAAGCTTGGCCCAACCGATGATAACAGTTGGGGCGTGGTGATTACCTATCAAGATGATGGCCACATTTCAGATGAAGATGCGGACTCTATTGATTATGCGGACCTTCTCGAAAACATGCAGGCGGAAACAGCAGAGGACAGTAAGGAGCGCGTTGAGGCCGGTTATGAGCCTATCAGCCTGGTTGGTTGGGCAGAAATGCCCAGTTATGACCCAGTCACTAAAAAGATGTACTGGGCAAAGGAGCTAATGTTCGGCGAAGAAGGGGAGAGTACGCTTAATTATAATGTTCGCGTATTAGGCAGAGAGGGTGTGCTGGTGCTTAACGCCGTCGCCGGCACGGATCAATTGCCGACGGTAAAAGAATCCATGCAGGACGTGATTTCCTTTTCCAACTTTACCGAGGGGAATCGCTACGCCGATTATGACCCTGACACTGACAATGTTGCCGCCTACGGCCTGGCGGCCCTGGTGGGCGGTACGATGGCCGCCAAGACAGGCTTGCTTGCGAAACTGATCGCTTTGCTCGTTATGGGTAAGAAATTTATTATTCTGTTTGTTATCGCTATTGGGGTTTTCCTGAAAAAGATGTTAAGCCGCAAAAAGGCTGAGTAG
- a CDS encoding DUF4824 family protein codes for MSLLGQISAMRHIKALLLGAGLIILTNAIVLAGVAYNRSGELDSTITLTERELSLPYYYRGNAENSGIQLQLMHRYDNSGYFRSDYESPEILDWFNKEKLAELGFDVSQAISADQHNRHYQRLREKQVILALEYNGKAYQSVLEAAQQHYDKLLAEQSAEQDNNKKNNNYKLKQAEENLAREKASASRLFVIDAGLDHDTLRTKYADRTKYLLMKGVVMARVASEDASKPRLIGYIKSLSNPYIHVPLQHHAVIEAAATERAHRQPDEPPRLEATINVGQRLEPWLVGVKGLKEE; via the coding sequence ATGAGCCTCTTGGGTCAAATAAGCGCCATGCGCCACATCAAAGCCCTGCTGCTCGGCGCAGGACTGATCATCCTGACCAACGCCATCGTCCTGGCCGGTGTGGCCTACAACCGATCCGGCGAACTCGACAGCACCATCACCCTCACCGAACGCGAACTGAGCCTGCCGTATTACTACCGCGGCAACGCTGAAAACAGCGGCATTCAACTTCAGTTAATGCACCGCTACGATAACAGTGGCTATTTCCGCAGTGACTATGAATCACCTGAAATCCTGGACTGGTTCAACAAGGAAAAGCTGGCCGAGCTGGGTTTTGATGTGTCGCAAGCCATCAGCGCCGACCAGCACAATCGTCACTATCAAAGGCTTAGGGAAAAGCAAGTCATCCTCGCGCTGGAATACAACGGCAAGGCCTATCAAAGTGTACTGGAAGCCGCCCAGCAACATTACGACAAGCTGCTGGCAGAGCAGTCGGCCGAGCAAGACAATAACAAGAAGAACAACAACTACAAACTGAAACAGGCCGAAGAAAACCTGGCGCGAGAAAAGGCCTCGGCATCACGACTGTTCGTCATCGACGCAGGACTGGACCATGACACGTTACGCACAAAATACGCCGACCGAACAAAATACCTGTTAATGAAAGGCGTAGTGATGGCGCGCGTAGCGAGCGAAGACGCAAGCAAACCAAGGCTCATCGGTTACATCAAATCACTCAGCAACCCCTATATCCACGTGCCATTGCAACACCACGCAGTGATTGAAGCAGCAGCGACAGAGAGAGCGCATCGCCAACCGGATGAACCACCACGACTTGAAGCGACGATTAATGTAGGGCAGCGGCTGGAGCCGTGGTTGGTTGGGGTGAAGGGGCTGAAAGAGGAATAG
- a CDS encoding DUF2157 domain-containing protein: MSLLSNPGLSKFAAQKRADQVKAFQDELALLKGDGVLSLTEEQAQSVHAYHQTLLSQYSDDFDIDQDQREKQLSLGMRIASFLGALALAASVFFLFYQFWGKLSTTSQVAILIAGTLATFIATLLVAEREKTGYFAKLVGLVSFACFVLNISMLGQMFNITPSDNAFIVWGAFAFLLAYTCDIRLLQAAGILCVIGFVSARVGTWSGMYWLSFGERPENFFPAAILLFLFPQWVNHARYWGFAPLYRVFGLLSLFLPILVLSNYGRISYLAVDTEVIEGLYQLAGFVLSAAAVWWGIRKHWKDTINTGNVFFVIFLYTKFFDWWWEIMPKYLFFFVIGLTAVLFLLVFKRLRAKGFFDFTEARQ, encoded by the coding sequence ATGTCATTACTTTCAAATCCAGGGCTCTCAAAATTTGCAGCCCAAAAGCGCGCCGACCAGGTAAAGGCCTTTCAGGATGAATTGGCCCTGCTGAAAGGTGACGGCGTGCTGTCACTCACGGAAGAACAGGCGCAATCCGTCCACGCCTACCATCAAACCCTGCTCAGCCAATACAGCGACGATTTCGATATCGATCAGGACCAGCGCGAAAAACAACTCTCGCTGGGCATGCGCATCGCCTCCTTCCTCGGCGCCCTGGCTCTGGCCGCCAGTGTGTTTTTCCTGTTCTACCAATTCTGGGGCAAGCTCTCCACCACCAGCCAGGTCGCGATTCTGATCGCCGGCACACTCGCCACCTTCATCGCCACGCTGCTGGTCGCCGAAAGGGAAAAGACCGGCTATTTTGCCAAGCTCGTCGGCCTGGTGAGCTTCGCCTGTTTTGTGCTGAACATCTCCATGCTCGGGCAGATGTTTAACATCACGCCCTCGGACAACGCCTTTATCGTCTGGGGCGCCTTCGCCTTTCTGCTGGCCTACACCTGCGACATCCGTTTGTTACAGGCGGCGGGCATTCTCTGCGTCATCGGCTTTGTCTCCGCGAGAGTAGGCACCTGGAGCGGCATGTACTGGTTGTCGTTCGGCGAGCGGCCGGAAAACTTTTTCCCCGCCGCCATCCTGTTATTCCTGTTCCCGCAGTGGGTGAATCATGCCCGCTACTGGGGATTCGCGCCGCTGTATCGGGTGTTCGGCCTGTTGAGTCTTTTCCTGCCGATACTCGTGCTCTCGAACTACGGCCGAATCAGTTACCTCGCAGTAGACACGGAGGTGATCGAAGGCCTCTATCAACTGGCCGGTTTTGTGCTCAGCGCAGCGGCCGTGTGGTGGGGCATACGCAAGCACTGGAAAGACACCATCAACACCGGCAACGTCTTTTTTGTAATCTTCCTCTATACCAAATTCTTCGACTGGTGGTGGGAGATCATGCCCAAGTATCTGTTCTTCTTCGTCATCGGGCTCACCGCCGTACTGTTTTTGCTGGTCTTCAAACGCCTGCGGGCGAAGGGCTTCTTTGACTTCACGGAGGCAAGGCAATGA
- a CDS encoding RNA-directed DNA polymerase, with translation MLTIREQSYNWAINHALNLGDTDVFPAPFEYQAINHDWDAVKTQLLSEDVLSWRTRPARALLSPKAKYGFRTITQLDPLDFLIYSGLIYEISAELESRRVPIQDEIVFSYRVNTNQNGQLFDPNIGYRQYLDKCRRKIATASVDSFVAVTDISDFYSRIYHHRLENALRAATTNSNHISALMRLLSGWNGTETFGIPVGCAPSRILAEITLSDVDEALLANGIDFVRFNDDYRIFASTQVEAYQHISFLAETLFRNHGLSLQQQKTSVLPVNDFKNQFLATPLDREMDSLHEKFHTLIEELGMESWYDEIDYDDLNEEQQELIDTLNLGELFREETQSDEPDIPVVKFCLRRLGQLGDDSVVEDIFDNLESLIPAFVDIVQYFKSLRFLNKESRSQLGGRLLALLKDSMVSELAYHRMWIMHVFTESREWDNEGKFVGLYNQERDQACKRKLILAMGRSEQRHWFQSQWRTLFEHPHWQRRAVLAAASCMPADARRHWYRSVEPQLDLLERAVTRWARANPFSP, from the coding sequence GTGTTGACCATTAGGGAACAAAGTTACAACTGGGCAATAAACCATGCACTAAACCTTGGTGATACAGATGTATTTCCTGCGCCATTTGAATACCAAGCTATCAACCATGATTGGGATGCTGTTAAAACACAATTGCTGAGTGAAGATGTGTTGAGCTGGCGCACTCGCCCTGCACGAGCCTTACTTTCGCCTAAGGCAAAATATGGTTTTCGTACTATCACTCAACTTGACCCATTGGACTTCCTTATTTATAGCGGGCTAATCTATGAGATTTCCGCTGAACTTGAAAGCCGCCGAGTTCCCATACAAGATGAAATTGTTTTTTCATACAGGGTCAACACGAACCAAAATGGCCAACTCTTTGATCCTAATATTGGTTATCGTCAGTATTTAGATAAGTGTCGAAGAAAAATAGCCACTGCATCAGTTGATTCTTTTGTGGCAGTAACTGATATTTCTGATTTTTACTCACGAATTTATCATCATAGGCTTGAGAATGCGTTACGTGCCGCAACGACAAATTCAAATCATATTTCTGCCCTAATGAGGCTGCTATCCGGCTGGAATGGCACGGAAACATTTGGAATACCTGTTGGTTGTGCACCATCAAGGATACTTGCGGAAATCACTCTTTCTGACGTTGATGAAGCACTACTTGCTAACGGAATTGATTTTGTTCGTTTTAATGATGATTACAGAATATTTGCCAGCACCCAAGTTGAGGCATACCAACATATTTCATTCTTAGCAGAAACTCTTTTTCGTAATCATGGCCTATCTCTTCAACAGCAAAAAACGTCAGTACTACCCGTTAACGATTTTAAAAATCAATTCCTCGCAACCCCATTGGACCGAGAAATGGACTCTCTTCATGAAAAGTTTCATACGTTAATCGAAGAGCTAGGAATGGAAAGCTGGTACGATGAAATTGATTATGACGATCTGAACGAAGAGCAACAGGAGCTTATAGACACCTTGAATCTTGGGGAGCTTTTTCGAGAAGAAACTCAATCAGACGAACCAGATATACCAGTTGTGAAGTTTTGCCTTCGGCGTCTTGGTCAGCTGGGTGATGATAGCGTTGTCGAAGATATATTCGATAACCTAGAGTCTCTTATTCCTGCATTTGTTGATATTGTTCAATATTTTAAGAGTTTGCGATTTTTGAATAAAGAAAGTCGTTCTCAATTAGGCGGTAGGTTATTGGCTTTATTGAAAGATTCTATGGTTAGTGAGCTGGCGTACCATCGAATGTGGATAATGCATGTTTTTACTGAGTCTCGTGAATGGGATAACGAAGGAAAATTTGTTGGTCTGTATAATCAAGAGAGAGATCAAGCTTGCAAGCGAAAACTGATACTGGCTATGGGACGCTCAGAACAACGGCATTGGTTTCAGTCGCAATGGCGAACGTTATTTGAACATCCACACTGGCAACGACGTGCTGTACTCGCAGCGGCAAGTTGTATGCCTGCCGATGCGCGTAGACATTGGTATCGTTCAGTTGAACCACAATTAGACTTGTTGGAGCGAGCAGTAACACGCTGGGCTCGTGCCAATCCGTTTAGCCCATGA
- a CDS encoding DEAD/DEAH box helicase family protein: MLIENFKDVDLLGDKDFEFFVKDLLEKSGWTDAVITEIGKEYKHGDGGVDIFAYKAGRKFAIEVKQRNIQSNVDVKALNQLVAGAKLANVNHMILVTNSYFTSEVQVRALRLGVELIDRDGLKSLWVQKHSEIGRDIKPRKYQTQVIQEAVNQYNIGKNKILIEMATGLGKTYTVALLIKELTKNISKRPRVMFVAHQIEILLQSVTAFKNVFGVGSYSFSACFSGSFPEETDFVFASFDTLYSQLDDLKKETFDYIIVDEAHHTPARTYSEVVKNFSPKLLIGLTATPYRSDEKNVTDFFGGSDGHIGKYDLVWGLKHKKLAFPKYIVLLDDLDQSKIDQLDSGLSISDLDKRLFLHKKDEEVVKIIETTVSKKNIENVKGIVFCRNIRHLKHLLGFFEMGTATCVHSKMNDQERRENIRNFREGNYKYILVCDLFNEGIDIPETNLLIFMRYTGSRTIWLQQLGRGLRKTPNKEYVHVLDFIGSLERLNEVKALSKAVKNKKLEKEHLEDSEEKNDKKQVVHDGSLEVHYSESAAKVLKLIEELKYRLNTREALIDKIRCYREQEFQIPEISDIEEVIDDVSSDQLSTYFDSYYGYLTAAFDTDFDMLTMKSRVGGFVEEYISNNGVEPSLRAISLNFSFKSLLEFTENEISELIPKVSKIPPSDRGENKEQSRSLKNPTGKKDSLVRQYMGMVSSRGDIKKLSNLELVEIKKEFPSISLFLKALKGLDDE; the protein is encoded by the coding sequence TTGCTTATTGAAAATTTTAAGGATGTTGATTTATTAGGCGATAAGGACTTTGAATTCTTCGTTAAAGACTTGCTTGAAAAATCAGGTTGGACTGATGCAGTTATTACAGAAATTGGTAAGGAATATAAACATGGTGATGGAGGTGTTGATATATTCGCCTACAAAGCTGGCCGTAAATTTGCTATTGAAGTAAAACAAAGAAATATTCAATCTAACGTAGATGTAAAGGCACTAAACCAATTGGTGGCTGGAGCTAAACTAGCGAACGTTAATCATATGATATTAGTGACGAACTCTTATTTTACTTCTGAGGTCCAAGTCAGAGCTTTACGATTAGGTGTTGAGCTAATTGATCGGGATGGATTGAAAAGTCTTTGGGTGCAAAAACACTCTGAGATAGGTAGGGATATTAAACCTAGAAAATATCAGACACAGGTAATTCAAGAAGCAGTAAACCAATACAATATTGGAAAAAATAAAATCTTAATAGAAATGGCAACTGGTTTAGGTAAAACTTATACCGTTGCGTTATTAATCAAAGAGTTAACTAAAAATATCTCAAAACGTCCTAGAGTAATGTTTGTTGCTCATCAGATTGAAATATTACTTCAATCGGTTACAGCCTTTAAAAATGTATTTGGTGTCGGTTCATATAGCTTCTCAGCATGCTTTTCTGGCTCTTTTCCTGAAGAAACTGATTTCGTATTTGCAAGTTTTGATACGTTATATAGTCAATTAGATGATTTAAAAAAAGAAACTTTTGATTATATTATCGTTGATGAGGCGCATCATACACCTGCAAGAACTTATTCCGAAGTAGTAAAAAACTTCTCTCCAAAGCTATTGATAGGGCTAACAGCTACGCCTTATCGGTCAGATGAAAAAAATGTAACTGATTTTTTTGGGGGTAGTGATGGTCATATAGGTAAATATGACTTGGTTTGGGGGCTGAAACATAAAAAGCTGGCATTTCCAAAATACATTGTTTTATTGGATGATTTGGATCAGAGCAAGATTGATCAATTAGATAGCGGCTTATCTATTAGCGATCTTGATAAGAGGTTATTTCTTCATAAAAAAGATGAAGAAGTGGTTAAAATTATTGAAACTACTGTTAGCAAGAAAAATATAGAAAATGTTAAGGGCATAGTGTTTTGTAGAAATATTCGCCATTTAAAGCATTTGCTTGGGTTTTTTGAAATGGGGACTGCAACTTGTGTACACTCTAAAATGAATGATCAAGAGCGAAGAGAAAATATAAGAAATTTTCGAGAGGGTAACTATAAATATATCCTAGTTTGCGATCTTTTTAATGAAGGTATTGATATACCTGAAACAAACCTTTTAATCTTCATGCGTTATACAGGCTCAAGAACAATTTGGTTGCAACAACTTGGACGAGGATTGCGAAAAACACCAAACAAAGAATATGTGCATGTGTTAGATTTTATTGGTTCTTTAGAGCGATTAAATGAAGTAAAGGCACTATCCAAAGCAGTTAAAAATAAAAAATTAGAAAAAGAGCACTTGGAGGATTCAGAGGAAAAAAATGATAAAAAGCAGGTGGTTCATGATGGCTCACTTGAAGTCCATTACAGCGAGTCTGCGGCTAAAGTGTTAAAGCTTATAGAAGAATTGAAATATCGTTTAAATACTCGTGAAGCCTTAATAGACAAAATTAGGTGCTATAGAGAGCAAGAATTTCAAATACCTGAAATAAGTGATATTGAAGAAGTTATTGATGACGTATCTTCCGACCAGCTTTCTACATATTTTGATTCGTATTATGGATATTTAACCGCAGCATTTGATACTGACTTTGACATGCTAACTATGAAATCTCGCGTAGGTGGCTTTGTAGAAGAATATATTTCAAATAATGGTGTTGAGCCTAGCTTACGAGCAATATCGTTAAATTTTTCGTTCAAAAGTTTGCTCGAGTTTACAGAAAACGAAATTTCAGAATTAATACCTAAAGTTTCAAAAATACCTCCTTCCGATAGGGGTGAAAATAAAGAGCAATCAAGAAGCTTAAAAAACCCTACAGGAAAGAAAGATAGTTTGGTGAGGCAATATATGGGAATGGTTTCTAGCCGTGGAGATATTAAAAAATTATCAAATTTAGAGTTGGTTGAAATAAAAAAAGAATTTCCGTCTATATCTTTATTTTTAAAAGCTTTGAAAGGCTTAGATGATGAATGA